Genomic DNA from Acidisoma sp. PAMC 29798:
AAAGCAGCCCGAAGGGCGGACCCGACGCGTGCAAATCCGGCCCTGGTAATCGCATCGACATCCATACCAACCGGTTTCGGCTTGCGCGGAGAAAAATCCAGCAATTCGCCAAAGCCCTGTCGGTAGGTCGGAGCCTGAAAGCCCGGCGCAATGCGCCCGTCCTGCTCAATCTTGATCAATCCGGGGACATCTGTCTTGCGGGTCGTCATGAAGCATCTCCGCGCGGCGTCACACAGCCGCTGCCGCCGATAGTGGGGATATTGCAACAGGACTCAAGTGAATTCCGCACCATCAGGGCGCGCCGTCTTCACTGGACCTGGCAATTACCCAACGGCTGAGAACGCGGCAGGCGGCGTCGAAATCCTCCATCCGCATCGCCTCGCGCGCATTGTGGCTGCCGAACTGGTTGCGTACGAAAACCAGGCAGGCCGGAATGCCCGCCTGGGCGAAGGCGGCCGTGTCATGCCCACCGCCGGACAGCATCGGCACGAAGGCGACATCCGCCGTCGTCGCGGCCTCGGCCAGTTCGGCATAGACGGCAGCGTCCATCTTGCTCGATAGGCTGCCGCTCTCGGCGCCGAGGTCGAAGCGGACGCGCCGGCTGACCTCGATCTCCTCCACCAGCCGGATCAGCGCGGCATGCAGCAGATCGACGCTGGCGCGGCTCTCGCTTCGCATATCGAGCTCGAACCGCGCCTCGCCGGGGATCAGCGTGAAGCCGGCTTCGGGTGCGGTCGCGAGCACGCAGAAGGTGCAGACGAGAGCATGACCCTCCGTCTCCAGCCGCGCCCATTCGGCATCGAGCCGATAGGCAAGCTCTGCCAGCGCCATCGCCGCATCCTTGCGCAGACGACGGGGCGTGGCGCCGGAATGGTTGTATTCGCCGAAGACCCGCGCTGCGCGATACCGGCGCGAACCCGGAATGCCCGTGACGAGACCAAGCGGAATTTCGCCCTCATCCAGCAGCGGCCCCTGCTCGATATGCAATTCGACGAAGGCCGCCACGGTGTCGACTGTGAGCGTTGCACGACCGGCGCGCACGGCCTCCGGGTCGAAGCCTTCCTCGGCCATATGCGCGGCGAGGGTGCGGCCGTCATCCTGACGCGGCACGTCCAGCGCTTCGGACGGGAGGCGACCGAGCGCGGCCCGGCTGCCGACGTAACTCACGGGAAACCAGCTTCCCGCCTCCTCCGAACGGATCGCCATCACCGTTACGTCCCGCGCCGGTCTGAACCCGGCATGGACAAGGCCGGCGACCACAGACAGACCGGCGAGCACGCCTGCCGCGCCATCGTAATTGCCGCCGGAGCGCACGCTGTCGAGATGGCTGCCGAGGATGATGCGCGGCAGGCCAGGGTCGGTGCCCGGCAAGGTCATATACAGATTACCGGCGTGATCCGGTTCGACCCGCAGCCCAAGCGCCTCAGCCTCCGCCGCGACCAAAGCATGCGCGGCCGTCTCCTTCG
This window encodes:
- a CDS encoding hydantoinase/carbamoylase family amidase, encoding MNPRPNLFPDLAIAPRLFAALHAMSFDGLGITREAYGPKETAAHALVAAEAEALGLRVEPDHAGNLYMTLPGTDPGLPRIILGSHLDSVRSGGNYDGAAGVLAGLSVVAGLVHAGFRPARDVTVMAIRSEEAGSWFPVSYVGSRAALGRLPSEALDVPRQDDGRTLAAHMAEEGFDPEAVRAGRATLTVDTVAAFVELHIEQGPLLDEGEIPLGLVTGIPGSRRYRAARVFGEYNHSGATPRRLRKDAAMALAELAYRLDAEWARLETEGHALVCTFCVLATAPEAGFTLIPGEARFELDMRSESRASVDLLHAALIRLVEEIEVSRRVRFDLGAESGSLSSKMDAAVYAELAEAATTADVAFVPMLSGGGHDTAAFAQAGIPACLVFVRNQFGSHNAREAMRMEDFDAACRVLSRWVIARSSEDGAP